The genomic region GAAGGGCAGCACGATGAGGAGGATGCCGACGACGAAGCCGACGACGGCCGGGATGATGTAGAACGAGGTGCGCCGGCCGAAGGCGAGGGCCCGGTCCATCGACCACACCAGCGAGCGGTTGAAGCCGACGCCGACGATGCCGAGGACGATGCCGAGCCCGACGAAGGCGGGCAGCGCGGCGAGCGGCAGCTCGGGGACGGAGACGAACATGAAGGGTCTGCGCCCGGTCAGCTCCTCGGTGACGATGCCGCTGGTCACGGAGGCGAGCATCACGGCGGTGTAGGTCCTGAGGCAGTAGGGGAACTGGCGGCGCGTCTCCTCGATGACGAAGAGGATGGAGGCGAGCGGGGCGCTGAAGGCGGCGGCGAGGCCGGCGGCGGCGCCGGCGGCGAGGAGGCCGCGGGTCTCGCGCACGGGCAGGCCCAGCGTTTCGGACGCGGCCTGGGCGACCGAGGCGCCCATGTGGATGGTGGGTCCCTCGCGCCCGACGACGAGGCCGGAGCCGAGCGCCAGGAGGCCGCCGCAGAACTTCACCGGCAGGACGCGCCGCCAGCGGACCTCGCGCCGGCCCTCCATCGCCCCTTCGATCTCCTGGACGCCCGACCCGCCGGCTTCCGGCGCGAAGGTGCGGGTGATCCAGACCGACAGCACGACGGCGAGGGCGGCCGCGCCGCCGGCGATCAGGATGGCCTGCGGGACGCTGACGTCGACGAGGTCGTCGATGACGCGGTGCAGGGCCTTGGGCCAGTGCAGCAGCGTGTCGACCCCGAGGTGGAGGAGCGTGCCGATGACGCCGGTGACGGCGCCGACGAGGATGGCGACGATGTAGTAGGCGGTGTCGCCGATCTGGCGGGGGCCTGCTGCGTCCGGGGAAGGGGTCACCGCGATCTCATTGCTCTGGGGTCCCCTCGCTCCCGGGTTCCCTCGTCCATGGTTCCCCGTCCGTCGGGTCTTTCGTCCGCGGGCTCCTCGTCGGCGGGCCTCTCGCCGACGGGGACACGGGACGGGGCGCCGCGCCGGGGAGCGGGGGTTGCGACCTTCCCTCGTCGCTACACCGGGCCCGGCGGTTTCGGCAACGGCCTCAAGCGGATCGGCGGCCGGCGCAGCCGGGGACCGGGCCGGCCGCTCGGGGGTCGGGCCGGCGCCAGGGCGACCCGGGGCGACCCGGGGCACCCGGCGGCGGGCCGCGCGGGG from Acuticoccus sediminis harbors:
- the clcA gene encoding H(+)/Cl(-) exchange transporter ClcA, translating into MTPSPDAAGPRQIGDTAYYIVAILVGAVTGVIGTLLHLGVDTLLHWPKALHRVIDDLVDVSVPQAILIAGGAAALAVVLSVWITRTFAPEAGGSGVQEIEGAMEGRREVRWRRVLPVKFCGGLLALGSGLVVGREGPTIHMGASVAQAASETLGLPVRETRGLLAAGAAAGLAAAFSAPLASILFVIEETRRQFPYCLRTYTAVMLASVTSGIVTEELTGRRPFMFVSVPELPLAALPAFVGLGIVLGIVGVGFNRSLVWSMDRALAFGRRTSFYIIPAVVGFVVGILLIVLPFATMGGEQLAVSLMSENLPLAMMALAVFIRFIMTMASYATGVPGGIFAPILALATAIGLLYGLVLDAALPYLLPAGALPSGALPALAVAAMGGLFSATVRAPLVGVVLIAELTGDYNAFVPAIVTCLFANLVADRLGGRPIYEVLLERTLRLAGEAPPVPPASERRQIGGWDQR